AACTAGGGAAGCGTTTCGCGCTTGTTTCGCCATCCTAGTAGAGATTGAGGGTATATTAATTCTACTCCTCCCTAATCTCCTTAGCAGTTTCCGCATTATTTGAGTCAATTAACAATGCCATTCAAAAAATAAATCATTCAGGCAGCAATTCAAGAATCGAAGCTTGTTTAATCTTCATTTCTTGAATCAAAAGGTGCATCTGTTATTGGCATCACCAGTACTTTATCAACTCGATTGCCATCCATATCCATGACTTCCAAACGTAAACCATTCCACTCAAAATGATCCGCAGCAGTAGGAATACGACCGAGTTGCATAATTACAAAGCCACCCAATGTATGATAATTGCCTCTTTGCTCGGCAGATATCTCATCAGCCTCGAACAGTTCCACAAATTCTTCAACAGACAACATCCCATCTAGCAACCAAGAACCATCTTCTCGTTGCACAATTAGCGGCTCTTCGTGCTGTTCAATTGAAGGAAGATCGCCGACTATTTCTTCTAAGATATCGTTGAGAGTAACTAATCCTTGAATAACGCCGTATTCGTCTACTACTAAGGCAATATGAGTACCAGTTTGCTTGAATAACTCTAAAACTTTCAAGCCACGAGTACTTTCTGGCACATATAATGGTTGTCGCAAAGATACAGTTAGATCAAGTGATTGACTGGCGAGACAGCGAGATAACAAATCAGTGACATGAATTACGCCTAAAGCGTGATCCAGGTCGCCTTGGCAAACTGGAAACCGAGAATGACCGCTATCGAGCATTTTTAGGCGGTTGATCTCAGAAGAATCTTCTAAATCCAGCCAGATAATATCAGGTCTTGGTGTCATTAAAGCACTAATGCGGCGATCGCCCAAGCGAAACACCCGTTCTACCATGTCTTGTTCTGCTTCCTCAAACGTCCCCGCTTCTGTACCTTGCTCGATCAAAACTTTGATTTCTTCTTCAGTTACTTGTGGGTCTGTTGATGGTTGGATGCCAATCAAACGTACTACTGTATCAGTTGAAGCACTTAAGATATGAACAATAGGGGAAGCAACCTTAGCAAACATCCGCATGGGGATGGCGAGAGCAGCAGCAATGCGTTCTGGGTTGTTTAATGCCAAGCGTTTAGGAACTAATTCGCCAATCACCAGCGTTAGATAGGTGATTAACATAATGGCTATTGTAGAAGCGATCGCATCACTATAACGCGCTAGTAAAGGAACATTTTTTAAAAGAGGCAGTAGCCTCTTAGATATCGTTCCTTCACCGAAAGCACCAGACACGATAATAATTAGTGTTATCCCCACCTGAACAGTAGCCAGAAACTGATTAGGATCGTTAGCCAGCTTCAATGCCACATTAGCTTTGGCATCTCCCTGGTTAGCCATATTTTGTAGTCGCACCTTCCGCGACGAGACAATAGCCATCTCTGACATCACAAAAATGGCACTCACGATAGTCAAAAGAAGAATAATTAAAATTTCGATAGTTGGGGACATTTCTCAAGATGCCGATGGCTCGGTAAACTGGCTACTAGGATGTAATCTTAGTATCAAAACTTAACTGTTCTAATAGAAGACCCTGAAGTTATCATACCGAGTTGCATTCCAACTACTTTACCTTTTAGCGCAATTCATCCCACGCGCAAACAAAATACCGTCTAATATTTAAATTGCCGATTTATGCGCTTTGACTATGACTACTGCTGTCAAAACTGATACTACATTTACTTCTAAACTCGTCAATGGGTTACTATCCGTTAAGCCCTTAGCAAATTTAGCCAAGCAGCAAGCTCGTACAATGATGATTAAGCGGGCAGAAAAAATTGGAGTATATTGGCGGCAAGAAGTAGAAGATTTACAAAAAATTGACTGGGATAAATACTTAGCTGAAGTAAAAAACCCCGATCTCACTTATCCTGAATACTATCTGCGGACATTCCATGCCTATGATGAAGGTAATTTAGGCTGGTTCCCTGCATTAGAGGTATCAGTTGCCGCCCGTGCTGTTCATGCTGGAATTTGGCAAGGTGCTGGTGCAGAAGGTGATGCCAAGCTACGGGAAAGTTACCATGAGGTACTGAAAAGCTCATTTACTAACGCACCTAAAGATATTTTAGATGTAGGTTGTAGTGTGGGGATGAGTACTTTTGCACTGCAAGAACTTTATCCTCAAGCAAATATTACAGGTTTAGATTTATCCCCTTACTTTTTAGCCGTTGCACAATACAACTCACAACAACGCCATGCCAATATTAAGTGGGTTAATGCTGCGGCTGAAAATACTAATTTACCAGAAGCTTCATTTGATTTAGTTTCTACATTTTTGCTGTATCACGAACTACCACAGTTTGCCAGTAAAGAGATTTTCCGTGAAATGCGACGTTTACTGCGTCCTAATGGGTATATATCCATCATGGATATGAATCCCAAATCAGAAATTTATTCTAAAATGCCGCCTTACATCTTAACTTTGCTGAAAAGTACCGAACCCTACTTGGATGAGTACTTTTCTTTTGATATTGAACAAGCGTTAATAGATGCTGGTTTTAACAAACCTATTATTACCTGTAATAGCCCACGTCACCGCACGATCATCGCACAGGTAAGTTAGGATTGCTAAAATTGTAGGCGATAGGATTAATAGGCTATTTATAGAAGTAGAGACGCGAAATTATGCGCTACGCGAACGCGTCTCTACATTATGTGCAATTAACAGATAAATTATTCCAAAAACCAGTCCCTCTAATCTCTGTAATTACGAGTAGGAGTAATTTTATGGCAATACTTTACGAAGATGAGTATGTTACTTGTGATGATGATGCTATAACCATTCATCAATACTACTTTCCTTTCGGCAGTAAGCGAATTCCCTATACAGCTATCCAGCGCATTGAAGAAGAGCCAATGGATTTGTTGATGGGAGGTTTGAGACTTTGGGGCATGGGTTTAGCACCTTATTGGTTTCATTTGGATGTGCAACGCCCAAATAAAAACCGCTTAATTGTAGTTGATTTCGGTGAGTGGATTAAAGCTGTAATTACACCCGCTAATCACAATGCTGTCATGCAAATTTTACGAGAAAAGACAACTATGTTTTAGAGCCTATCTTTCAAAATCTATTTGATGGTGAATAAACCTCTATATTTATCTGTGTCCATCTGTGTTTATCTGTGGTAAAAATCTCTTTCAACCAGTTGTCGGATAGGTTAGAAATATTCTACCTCTACACAACTGCTGGCGTATTAACTCCCAAGCGTTTAAACATTGCTTCCCTTGCCTGATTTGCCAAAGTATCATCTAACGATGAAAGTGATATTTCAGTTTGATACTTTTGCTTAAATGCTGTCTGAATTAACCAATCTGCGAGAAAGGGATTTTTGGGTAATAAGGGGCCATGAGAATAAGTGGCGATCGCATTGCGATAAAATGCTCCTTCCATCCCATCTTCCCCATTGTTGCCATACCCTTTAACCACGCGCCCCAACGCTTCCACTTTCCCTAAATAAGTTCTACCGCCATGATTTTCAAAACCAATGATTAGCGGTACACTACCCAACATTTTTTCTAAATCCTGTGCCAACTGAGATGCACTTACCTCAATCACCACATTACCAATACACCGCTTTGCATCTGCCCCAGGATGCTTAGTCACCAAATCTAACAAACCAAGTCCGTCAATGCGTTCACCCAAAGCAGGTTCATAGTAGTGTCCTAGTAGTTGAGGTGAGCCACAAGTAAACACCCCAGGCGTACCCGCTTCTAGTTTTTCCCGCATTGCATCTGCCTTGGCTCCGCTTAAATCACGCATGACAATTTCTTGCTGCCTGTCTTGTGCGCCACCACCAACGATCACGTCTACTTTGTGTATATCTTCTACAGATGCGTTTTGATCTAAGGGTAAAACTTGCACATTGTAACCCCGCCATTGTGCGCGTTGTTGTATGCAAATCACATTACCGCGATCGCCATAGGTACTCATTAAATTAGGGTACAGCCAACCAATTGTTAGTTCAAACTGCTCAGTATTCATCCTACCTCCAGCAAATATTTAAAGAATCTTACGCCCAGTTAATATTTCTCTTACTTCCAACATTGCCGAATAAGTAGGCACAATATGAAGGGTTTCATCTGCTGAAGTGTGTTCTAAAGCAGTGGCGATCGCTTCATTTAAATCTTCTTTTACAATTAAATTCAATTTACTATCTAAATTCTTTTGGCTATAACGTAGACGCAAAGCCATATCATAGACGCGATCGCCACTGACAACAATCGTCCCCCCTAACTCCACTAACTTCTCTGTATCTACATCCCAAATCCAAGATACATCTGTACCATCAGGTGTTCTGTCATTCAACACCATCAAAGTTGTAGATGCCTTACCTGCTGCTTTAATTTGATTAACAGCGCGGATAGTTTCATTCAACCCGACGGGATTTTTAGATAACAAGATTCTAACTTTTTTGCCGTTATACTCTAATTCTTCAGCACGACCAAAAGCAGCTTGAAAGTTTTTAATTGTCTCTAAAATAACCTCTTTTGCAACTCCAATTTTTTGCGCTGCCAACACAGCCGCGAGAGTATTGTATTTGTTATAAATTCCAATTAAAATCTGTGGCCATTCTCGACTATCAATTGCTAAATTGCTTTTCTTAAAACTACAACTAGGACATTTAAAATCACCCAAATGAGATAAATAAACACCTTGATAATCTAAGCGATCGCCACAACTAGGACAATAAATTGAATCTACCGCATGGGGGATTTCTTCTAAATATTCCTTTGGCTCACTCAAGCCAAAAGATAAAATATTTTGTGGTAACTGCTGACCTAAATAAGATAACGTTGGGTCGTCACCATTCAAAATTACCGCCGTTTCAGTGGGTAACTGTGCGATGACTTTTTGCCAACGCTGACTAATTAAATCTACTTCACCATATCGATCTAACTGATCGCGAAATAAATTCAAACACAAAATATACTTAGGCTGAATTTGTAGTACTACCTTGGGTAAGGCATTTTCATCTACTTCTAAGATTGCATAATCAGCTTTTAGCTTACCTGTAAGATTAGTATCATCCAGCAATGCAGTAATTAACCCATTTTGGAGATTAGCTCCTGTAGAATTATGGGTAACACGCCAGCCCGCACGCTCTAGCAGTGTTCGCAATAGCAGGGATGTTGTAGTTTTCCCATTCGTCCCAGCAATAATAATTACACCGTATTTAACTTGACGACATAGCAGCGACAGTACTTGAGGCTGAATGCGTACTGCGATCGTACCTGGGAGAACACTCGCTGCTCCCAAACGTAATAATCTAATCGCAGATGTAATCGTTTTTGCAGCAAATACTGCGAGACTTAGCTGCACTCTGTCTATCGGTTTGATTCCCACACCTACATCCTTAACTATCCCAACACCTAGCAGCGAAGCCGTGCCTTACTATTTTTAACATTGCCAAGTGATAAAATCCTTGAAATTGGCTCAGTCGCATCAAGCGCGATGATTCAAATCAAAGACTGGGGCAAATTTTACCCTACCTGACTGTAGCAGATATCTACCATTGAGCATAATTACTTGTTTATAGCAGTAGGGGCGGGTTGACAGAACAGCTTATATTCATATCAACAATAGTCATAAACCCGCCCTTACTTTCTGTTGTATGAGGCTGTATAAAGATTAGACATCGACACAAATTAAAGGTGCGTTACCTAATAACCCTTGTAGAGAGGTACCATGTTATGTTTCTACTTTCATTGGTACGTCTCTACATTCATTTCAGGTACTTAATAAAAAGTGACACTGCTTTTTAACCAACAGTGCCACTTTTTATTAGTGCTTAATTATTTTTGATTCAGCACGTAAAATGTTGAATTTACCACAAAGCTCTCACAGGGCGAGATTGTACTCGGCGAGTAGTATTTACCGTAGTATTAGACGGCTGAGTGGTTGTAGGCGATACAGTAGTAGTTTGAGAAATAGAAGTACGGCTTTCTACTACAGTTGAGTCGCTATTTTGACCCATCATCTCTGGCTGACCTGTAGTACCGATACTATTATTGTTAGTCATCATGGTAGATTGCTGTGTTCCATTTACTAATGAAACAGTAGTACTTCCACCATTCATCATTACAGAAACGTTCATCCCTGGAACTAGATTTAAGCGGTCTATATCGGCTCTACTAAGTACTACATCTCTGGTTGAACCGTCGGGCATCGTGATAGTCAGGACATCACCAACAATACTTCTCACCGTACCGTTCATCATCCCAGTAGATGCCATATTGTTATTTGCCGTTTCGATAAAGACATCCCCGTTACTACCGCTAGTCATTGACCTAGCGGTAACTATCATTCCTTCTCGTAGGTTGAGTTGTGTCCTTTGCTCTTTGCTAACTGTAACTGAACGGGTTGTACCGTCAGGTAATTCCAAGGTGACAACATCGCCAACAATATTTCTGATGACACCTCTCATCCCTTGCTGAGACATCATGTCCATGCTAGTATTAGCTGCCATTGCACTGCTATTCATCCCACTAGCTAAGGCAACGGTTGTATTGCCGTTACTGCCCATTGTCGCAACGATGGGCATTCCAATTTGCAAGTTTAATCTTTGGGAATCTGCTCTAGAAATGGTGATATCTCTCAGTTCACCACTAGCTAAACGTATCCTGATGGTATCACCAACTATACTAACGACAGTGCCTTGAACTGATTGTCCGGCTGTCATATTAACCGTAGTAGTTCCTGTCTGACTCATCTGGTTAGAAGTTTGAGCCATAACTGGATAGCCAGAGATGGCAAACAGCAACAACGACAGACTTGTACCACCGACTATCTTTATTTTTTGAAAACTCATTGCAACCTCACCAAAGAAAAAGTTTTTTTATAGATAAATCTGTCGATTGAGTCCTTCAGTAGCAAGCCATCGTCTAGACCCTAATCAACTACCAATAATAAGCTTGATGGTTAAAAAATATCTCTGCCTAGAGGCATTAGTCATTAGTCGTATAACAGCAGTTAAAATTGGAGGCTTTAATCAAGAAAAACATTAACAATTGAGCTTAGTAAACCAGCCTTAAGCCATAAATTACATCTATAAAAAGAAGGATGTATAAAACTTACACCTTATATAGATTTAACTTGCTATCATGGAAAAGTAAAAATTGTTTAAGAAATAATAAATTTAACAGCAATGATTAAAGGTAATTTGGGATTTAAAAGCTGCTTATTGTTAGGCTTAAGTGCAGCAGTATTACTTTGCTCGGTTCAGCAACAGGTTACTGCTACCCCAACAACTACCACGACAACTAATCAAGAAACAAGACCTCTGACAAATTTGCCTCCTATTGAGGAACCAGGGCCACTTCTACCTTATAAAGAACCATCATCTGTTAATAAGGATCAGAAAGCATCATCTGTTACTCCCAAGTTGGCTACTCAGTTAGTGATTAAGCTAAGTGAACGCCGAGTATATGTTTATCAAAAAAATCAAGTTCTCGCTAAATATCCCATTGCTATTGGTAGAACAAAATGGGAAACTCCTAAAGGTAATTTTAAAGTTTTTCACAAGGAACGCAATCCAGCTTGGGAAAATCCGTTTACAGGTAAGGTTATTTCTTCAGGGCCAGATAATCCTTTAGGGGTTGCTTGGATTGGTTTCTGGAGTGATGGACGCAATCAAATTGGATTTCATGGCACTCCGCAGGAAAACTTAGTAGGGCAGGCAGTTTCTCACGGTTGTGTGCGGATGCGTAACAAAGATGTTACAGCTTTATTTGAGCAGGTGGAAATAGGTACACCTGTTAAAGTACAACAATAAGTTTTGGTTAAAACGGATTTTCCATTTTTTTCGTTGGGTTATACGCTCCGCCCAGACTATGCCAAAGAAAAACCTTAACCCATTAGTTATAGCAACCGTCAAGGCAGTTAGGACAAAATATATTCCGAAAGGCTTGGTAAAAAAGGCTTTTAAAAAAGCTGACCGTGCAGATAGCGGAGTGCTAACCGCTATAACATCAAGCGTATTGCCTTAAAAGCAACTTTTAAGTGCCGATAGATATCTAAAAAAATTAGGGTGGGTAATGCCCGCCCTAAATAATTAGATGACACATTTTTTTATCTTTACTTCAAGCCAACTTAATTAACTACCTGTGCAACGTTCAAACCATTGTTCGTAAGTTTGTTTTAACTGCGGATCTTCTAATACTAATTCTACGCGCACCTTAGCGCAGCCATGATGACGTTGTAGTGCGATCGCATTTAAAAATAAACTAGCACTTTTAGGAGACTTAAATTCTCCACTGACTGCGCCTTCATTAGTTGGCTTCGTTGTTGAAGTTCCGTTCCCGCTGCCAGAAATTAACTCACTTATGTCCAAGCCATTTAAATCTTCACCATTTAAAACAATTTCTGCTAGGTGTTTGTGTTCAGGGTTAACTTGTTCAACAATTAATTTTTCGTACCGAACTGGCACTTGAACCATGCGGGTTTCAATAACTTTACGAACAACTACTTCGCCGACTTTGCGTTTGTTGCGGTCAACAATTAATCGTTCTTCTAATAAACGAATAACTTCTTCTTCAACAATGTCAGTCTCATGAGATAACAAAGATTCCTCAATATCCATATCATGTTCCTGTTGGTGATGTTCCGGTGCTGTTATATTTTGTGTATCAGGCGCATGAAACCGTATTTCAGGTACAATATCGGCTTTAACATCCAAAAGATTGGAAGAGCTATTATCGTTAGCTGGAATAACGTTTTGATCAATTACTTGAGGTACGGTGGTTTGTGGGCTTGGCGAGTTAACTATCCCTAACTCTAAGCTAGTTTGTGGCAGGGAATATTCAGGCAAATTAGCTACTTCAGCTTTGGTAATATCTACAAACAGCATTTTAGTGCCAGAGTCAACTTGCTGTATGTGTTTACTTCTTAATAAAACCCAGCGTAGTTCACCTTCACTTTCACTCTGAGCAATAACTAAGTTTAGTTGACGTTCTCGGTCAAGTTTGACATCTTTGACTTCGCCAAGATAGTAGCCACCCTTGCCTAGAACTGCGAAATTGTTTAGTTTATTTCTCAGCTTGTCTAATAGTACTTTAATCCGCAGATTATGTTTTCCAGGTTCAATTTTGTTGGGAGAAATTTGGCTATTCATTTTCAGTTCTGTTAAAAATTTTTTAAACTAAAGAGTATTTGATTTTATGGAATAGTGCAGGTAGAGCTTGATATTTGCCCCACCTGCACTATTTTTAAACACTCATACCCAGGTGCATCAACTTGTTACTTAGTAATAATTAAAAAAGTTAAAAGTGACAAGTTCATTGTTTACTAGCAACTGGGGATGAATTGATCGCATAGAGCAATTGGGTTAACCAATTTGTTTAGATGAGGTCAGAGGAGCGAACATTAGGACGATTATCTAAAACCGGAGTTCCCTGAGTATTAACATCTAATTCTTCACGGCGAATTGTTTCTTCAGCATTAACTGTATCGCGATCAACTTCTTTTCTTACTCGAACTTCTTCGCGTACAAAAGCTTCTTTATGGATGTCAGGAGTTTCTTCGTAGACTTCAATGCGGGCAACTTCCCCTTCAGTGAAGTTAGCTTCGCCTGTAGTAACTACAGTACTACCCTCTACTGGAGTGGTACGTTCAATTACAACTCGTTCTTTTTCAATGGGTACAGAAACGCTACGAGTTTCTGTTTCTATGTGTTTGCCAACTGTTACTTCACCAGTCTTCATGCGTCTTTTGCTGGCAATTAACCGTTCTTCGTACAGTCGTAGGTTTTGATGATTTTGCTCATTCAGTCCGTATAATGACTGCTCTTGCTGGTAATTATAGGTGTTGCGGTCAAAACTTCCAGTGATGGGTTGAGCAGAAGTGGTGCTAGAAACTGATGTTGCTGTTGTGCCAGAAGTTTGAGGACGATATAAGCCTCTTACGCTTTCTTCGTAATCATAATCAACTTTTTGATTTTCGCTGAATTCAGGCAGCTTTTCAGCTTGCTCGCGAGTCATGCCAATCGCATAAACCCGTTTTTCGCTATAGCTAATGCGTGAACGACCAATGGGCAGTAAAACTTTTTTACCGAAAATCAAAAATCCTAGATCAACAATTAGATAACGAAAATGACCTTCTTCATCTACTAGAATATCTTTGATGGAACCAACTTTTTCATTGTTTGTATCGCTATAAACATCGAAATTGGTGATGTCTTCACCACCAGCGATGTCACGATAATTATTATCAAGTTCTGTGAGTTTTACTAGGGTCATAATTATTATTCCTCATTTGTTTTTATAGCTACATCCTATGAAATTATGCTTTCTAAATTCATCTTTCTATTAGAAGATCTGATAAAGACTAACCCCTACCGCTAAGGGTGTACTAAAAAAAATGTCTCATCAAGCTTGGTTGTCCAGGGTAGAGCGAAATCGCGCGATCGCAGTTATCCGTGCAAATCAACAGGAAATAGCCTACCAAATGGCTCTCTCTGTGGCAGCAGGGGGGATGCAGTTGATTGAAATTACCTGGAATACTCACAAATCAGTTGAAGTAATTAGTCAGTTGCGTTCAGAATTCCCAGAATTAGTAATTGGTACTGGCACGCTGTTAAATATGGAACAACTGCAAAGTGCGATCGCCTCTGGCGCACAATTCCTTTTTACTCCTCATGTAGATATTGCCATGATCAAGACGGCTGTAAATGCAGGAGTGCCAATTATTCCTGGCGCACTGACTCCGACAGAAATTGTTCACGCTTGGAATGCTGGCGCTAGTTGTGTGAAGGTGTTTCCCGTTCAAGCGGTGGGTGGTGTTAACTATATTAAAAGCTTACAAGCACCGTTGGGTAAAATTCCTTTAATCCCAACAGGGGGGGTAACACTTGACAATGCTAAAGCATTTCTGGATGCTGGTGCGATCGCTGTAGGGGTTGCAGGTGATTTATTTCCTCAACACTTAGTTGCGGATCAAGATTGGAATGCGATCGCACAACGGGCGCGAACTCTCATCCATCTTGTTAATGATTAAATGAGTTAGTCTATGTTACAAAAAAATGAGCGCATAATTATAGTAGAAAAATTCAAAACTTCAATGAACAGCTTGATTTCATCCACTTGGCTACGCCGCCCACAAGTTTTTTTGGTAGGTACAGTACTGCTCTTTACAGCTTTCTGTGCTTTGCCTAATCCCTCTTTGGCAAAAAGCAAGCCCAAGCCGCGTGCAGTGCCTTCTAAAATCCAGTCAATGCAACAATCTCATCAAAAATGGATTCAAATCAACCTTTCAAAACAACGTTTGATTGCTTGGAAAGGTAACAAACCTGTTTACGCTATTGTTATTTCTTCGGGGAAGAAATCAACGCCAACGCGCCGAGGGACTTTTGCTGTTCAATATAAAGCAGTTACAACACGAATGAAAGGCACTGATTACGATGTCCCCGATGTGCCTTATGTGATGTTTTACAACGCTAACTATGCGATTCATGGTGCATACTGGCATCGTCGCTTTGGAACTCCAGTTAGTCATGGTTGCACCAATTTAGCAGTCAATCATGCTAAATGGTTATTCAAATGGGCTTCGGTGGGTACACCAGTCATCATCAATTAATTCCCCAAACATGAAATTGTTAAATTTTATTGCAATAAATTTCTGTTGTTTAATATAAATAATTTCCTCAATCTCAGGAATTGGAATACTCAGACAGGAGGTATTAAATCATGGACAATTTAATTCGCTGTTTTTGGTTACGTCGAAAAGGAACTATTTGGGCAAGTGTCACCCTGCTGCTTGTCGCATTATTTTCGTGGTCAACACCAGTTATAGCAGCCTCAAAGTCGAGTAAGATGATTAAGACAGCTAACACTAATAGTGCCAAGCCCTGGATAAAAGTTGATCTATCATCTCAACGATTAACTGTTTTAAAAGGTAAGAAACGTCTTTATTCTGTAGCGATATCCAGTGGTAAGCGTTCTACACCCACACTTACCGGAACTTTTCGGGTTCAATCTAAATACCGTACCAAACGTATGCGCGGTGCGGACTACGACGTTTCAAATGTACCTTACGCTATGTTCTATTCTGGAGGTTATGCAATTCATGGAGCTTACTGGCACAATAAATTTGGCACACCAGTTAGCCACGGCTGCGTTAATTTACCAGTTGGTGCAGCGCGAAGAGTATTCAATTTAGCTAAAGTAGGCACAAAAGTAGTTGTACAAAAATAACCTACTTTCCTATACCAATTCTGAAAATAAGTTTGGGCAAATATTTGGATGTAGAGACGTACTAGGGTACGTCTCTACATCGTCTGTATCGAGCAAAATAGAAATTGTATAAGTTTTTTTAATAGGATTTACGCAGGTTGAAAGAGTCAAATAGTACCAAAATGCTGATTATTTAAGGATTTTTCCCATTCACCAATCACCAGTTCCCAGTCCCAAAACCCTGAATATTTGGTAAAAATGCGTAAGTCCTGTTTAAATTTGATACCAAGCGGTTAAAGCTACAGCCAAAGCATCAGCCGCATCATCTGGCTTAGGTATTTGCTCTAAATTCAACTCCTGTGCAACCGCTTCTTGTACCTCGTGCTTATCAGCATTTCCCCTGCCAGTAAGGGCTTGTTTAATTTGAGCGGGTGTAAATTCTACAAATGGAACTTTGTGTTGACCCAAGACTAAGATCATTACTCCACGGGCTTGTGCTACTGCAATTGTGTTACCCATACGATAGAAGAAGAGTTTTTCAATTGCTACTAAATCCGGTTGCAATTGCTCCATTAATGTGTGGAGATCATCGTATATAGTGCAAAGTCTCACTCCCATTTCTGTCTTTGCTTGCGTTTGGATAACGCCAAAATCTAATAGCGTTACTGGATTGGATACTACATTGGCTATCCTTGTTGCACTGCTAGAGGTTGTCACAGCTAGTGATGGAGATGTTTGGCAGATAATAGCTCCAAATCCTAAAATTGCCAGTCCTGGGTCTAGTCCTAAAATGCGCTTTTCCATACACATTACTATATGAAAATGTTGCTCTCTTTCAATACTTATTGTCCTGTGCGATCGCTCAAGCAACTGTACTCTAATTAGAGTCACATGAGCTAACGTTGCTTTGGTTACATCTCAAGCCTGATGCCAAAATGTATGCTTTTGGATAAATAAGTTTTATGGCAATAACGCTACACAGCCTATCAAATCCAGCCTTTGTTATGATTTGTTACACCAAAGCGCGTTAGAGTTATTCCCACCTTTTTATTTTTCAGGAATTGGCAATGTCAATTGGTATATTCAAACAAGCCCTACGCTCTATGCAGCAAGAGTCGCGGATTAATTGGGAGTTTAAGCCTAGAACACCCCAGCGCGTCCACAGATGGTTTAAGTGGTTATCCCCTGGACTGCTGGTAAAACGCTGGTTACTCTTAAGTGCGGGCGGCGTTCTGCTGACAAGCTTGGGTGTGGCAATTTGGGTGAAGTTAACGCCTATTTCCTGGTTGATTCAGTCTATTGGAAAAATTTTAGAGCAAGTTGCCACGATTGTCCCTAGTTATGTATCAGGCCCGATCGCGCTACTTAGTGGTTTGTTTTTAATATTTTGGGGACAAACTCGTTCTTTAGGAGCAATTACAGAGGTATTAAGACCAGACGGC
This region of Oculatellaceae cyanobacterium genomic DNA includes:
- a CDS encoding Mur ligase family protein → MGIKPIDRVQLSLAVFAAKTITSAIRLLRLGAASVLPGTIAVRIQPQVLSLLCRQVKYGVIIIAGTNGKTTTSLLLRTLLERAGWRVTHNSTGANLQNGLITALLDDTNLTGKLKADYAILEVDENALPKVVLQIQPKYILCLNLFRDQLDRYGEVDLISQRWQKVIAQLPTETAVILNGDDPTLSYLGQQLPQNILSFGLSEPKEYLEEIPHAVDSIYCPSCGDRLDYQGVYLSHLGDFKCPSCSFKKSNLAIDSREWPQILIGIYNKYNTLAAVLAAQKIGVAKEVILETIKNFQAAFGRAEELEYNGKKVRILLSKNPVGLNETIRAVNQIKAAGKASTTLMVLNDRTPDGTDVSWIWDVDTEKLVELGGTIVVSGDRVYDMALRLRYSQKNLDSKLNLIVKEDLNEAIATALEHTSADETLHIVPTYSAMLEVREILTGRKIL
- a CDS encoding class I SAM-dependent methyltransferase, with amino-acid sequence MTTAVKTDTTFTSKLVNGLLSVKPLANLAKQQARTMMIKRAEKIGVYWRQEVEDLQKIDWDKYLAEVKNPDLTYPEYYLRTFHAYDEGNLGWFPALEVSVAARAVHAGIWQGAGAEGDAKLRESYHEVLKSSFTNAPKDILDVGCSVGMSTFALQELYPQANITGLDLSPYFLAVAQYNSQQRHANIKWVNAAAENTNLPEASFDLVSTFLLYHELPQFASKEIFREMRRLLRPNGYISIMDMNPKSEIYSKMPPYILTLLKSTEPYLDEYFSFDIEQALIDAGFNKPIITCNSPRHRTIIAQVS
- a CDS encoding L,D-transpeptidase, encoding MIKGNLGFKSCLLLGLSAAVLLCSVQQQVTATPTTTTTTNQETRPLTNLPPIEEPGPLLPYKEPSSVNKDQKASSVTPKLATQLVIKLSERRVYVYQKNQVLAKYPIAIGRTKWETPKGNFKVFHKERNPAWENPFTGKVISSGPDNPLGVAWIGFWSDGRNQIGFHGTPQENLVGQAVSHGCVRMRNKDVTALFEQVEIGTPVKVQQ
- a CDS encoding type 1 glutamine amidotransferase: MNTEQFELTIGWLYPNLMSTYGDRGNVICIQQRAQWRGYNVQVLPLDQNASVEDIHKVDVIVGGGAQDRQQEIVMRDLSGAKADAMREKLEAGTPGVFTCGSPQLLGHYYEPALGERIDGLGLLDLVTKHPGADAKRCIGNVVIEVSASQLAQDLEKMLGSVPLIIGFENHGGRTYLGKVEALGRVVKGYGNNGEDGMEGAFYRNAIATYSHGPLLPKNPFLADWLIQTAFKQKYQTEISLSSLDDTLANQAREAMFKRLGVNTPAVV
- a CDS encoding hemolysin family protein — protein: MSPTIEILIILLLTIVSAIFVMSEMAIVSSRKVRLQNMANQGDAKANVALKLANDPNQFLATVQVGITLIIIVSGAFGEGTISKRLLPLLKNVPLLARYSDAIASTIAIMLITYLTLVIGELVPKRLALNNPERIAAALAIPMRMFAKVASPIVHILSASTDTVVRLIGIQPSTDPQVTEEEIKVLIEQGTEAGTFEEAEQDMVERVFRLGDRRISALMTPRPDIIWLDLEDSSEINRLKMLDSGHSRFPVCQGDLDHALGVIHVTDLLSRCLASQSLDLTVSLRQPLYVPESTRGLKVLELFKQTGTHIALVVDEYGVIQGLVTLNDILEEIVGDLPSIEQHEEPLIVQREDGSWLLDGMLSVEEFVELFEADEISAEQRGNYHTLGGFVIMQLGRIPTAADHFEWNGLRLEVMDMDGNRVDKVLVMPITDAPFDSRNED
- a CDS encoding DUF2382 domain-containing protein; translation: MNSQISPNKIEPGKHNLRIKVLLDKLRNKLNNFAVLGKGGYYLGEVKDVKLDRERQLNLVIAQSESEGELRWVLLRSKHIQQVDSGTKMLFVDITKAEVANLPEYSLPQTSLELGIVNSPSPQTTVPQVIDQNVIPANDNSSSNLLDVKADIVPEIRFHAPDTQNITAPEHHQQEHDMDIEESLLSHETDIVEEEVIRLLEERLIVDRNKRKVGEVVVRKVIETRMVQVPVRYEKLIVEQVNPEHKHLAEIVLNGEDLNGLDISELISGSGNGTSTTKPTNEGAVSGEFKSPKSASLFLNAIALQRHHGCAKVRVELVLEDPQLKQTYEQWFERCTGS